The genomic stretch TTGCCCGGTGGCCGGTTGCAGATCAGTGAACACGCGCCAGAGAGTGGTGGCGATAAATTGCAGCGATCGCAGCGGCTTATCCACCTGCTGGCGGGTCTGGGAATACCATTCCTTTACGTCAGAAAACAGCACCAGGGTGAGATCGTCGGCCTGACTGGGGCTGATGTTGATGAAATCCATTGCTAGCTCGGTTTCTAGGCGACTAGTGGCCGTGGCTCGCACAATTTGGGCTTCGAGCAGAGCGCGACCGTCGTAGTCGCCCACTAGCTCCACCCACACTTGGTCGGCCACGTTGGGCCATTCTTCGAGCTGCACCTGAACCCCGCTCTCGCTCACGTTAATGGTTTTGCCCGTCCAGCTCTGGCCATCGCTGTGGATGATGGCGGTGAGCTGCCGGGGCAGGCGGTGGGCGCGGCGCATCTGGGGTTGTTCGAGCGCCACCAGGCAGGCGGCCAGCACCAGCACTAGGTTAAAGCCGCACCAGAGGGCGTTGATCAGCACGGCCTGGGTGTCTTCGGGGCTGAGCAGCAGCCAGAAGGGCACCGCCACCAGCGATGCCGCCGTCAACAACCCTAAGATCAACAGGTAGCGCACGCTGTTGGCGTCGAAGGTGCGCTGGTTGACCACTAAGCCCTTAGCCGTCACGTTAAAGCTGCCCAGCTTGGGGTTCACCAAGGCCAGCAGCGTCACAATGCCCGCCTGAAACGACATGGCAAACTCATAGATCTCATTCCAAAATGAGAACCGCACTCGCTTGTAGGGAATGTGGTTGGTCTGCATCGACAGCACGATGTGGGGCAGCGCGTAGAACAGGGTTTCAATCCCCAGCCCCTTCACCGAGTTGATGCTAAACAGCAAAAACAGCGTCGGGGCCAGGGCATACATCAGCCGGGGGAAGCCAAAGAAAAAGTGCGACGTGGCACTGAAATAGCAGACCCGCTGGGCCAACGACAGCTGAAGGCGGCGGTTAAACAGCGGATTTTCCAGCCTCAAAATCTGGGCCATGCCCCGCGCCCACCGCACCTGCTGCCCCACATAGGCCGAGAATTTTTCGGGCGCTAGCCCTGCCACCATAATCTTGTCGTAGTAGATGGTGCGGTAGCCGAGGGAGTGTAACCGCAGGGCAGTGTGGCAGTCTTCGGTGACGGTCTCGGTAGCAATGCCGCCCACCTCTAGCAGGTGATTGCGCCGCACCACTGCCGCCGAACCGCAAAAAAAGGCGGCATTCCAGGCGTCGTTGCCCTTTTGCAGCACCTTGTAGAACAGCTCGTTGCCCACGGGTACCTGACCCTGGGTGAGCAGATTGCGCTCAAAGGGGTCGGGGTTGTAAAACCAGTGGGGTGTCTGCACCAGGGCCACCGTTTTATCTAAAAAGAAGCCTACGGTTTCTTGCAAAAAGCCCCGCACCGGAATGTGATCGCAGTCCAAAATCAGCACTAGATCACCCGTGGTGCGCTCTAGCGCGGTGTTGATGTTGCCCGCCTTGGCGTGGTCGTTGTTGTCGCGAGCCAGTAGCTTTGCCCCTAGTTCATCGCAGATCGCCTGAAGCTCCTGCCGCCGCTCGGGGTACTTGCGGCCGTCATCCAGCACGTAAACTTGCTTTTTCTCCGAGGGGTAGTCGATCGCCAGCGCCGCCACCACGGTTTTGCGCACAATCTCTACCTCCTCGTTATAGGTAGGAATGTAAATATCCACCGTGGGCCACTCGGTTTCGGGCACAGGGGTGAGGTCTACGGCGGTGCGATCGCGCAGCCGTAGCGTCTGAAAATATGACAAAAACAGCGTCCCTAGGGCATATAGCTCGGCCGCGTAAAGCAGCAGGGAGAAAACGGCATCCAGCGGCGTGTCGAAATTGAGAGTGTTGCAGGTGCGGTAGTAGAGATAGCGCAGAGTAGTGAGGCTGCTAAGGATGACCATAAACAGGTGCAGCCGCTCGCGATCGCCGTTGTTATGGGCATGGCCATCCTCCAAATGCAAAATGCTGTAGCCCAAAGCAATCAGCAGCACCGCTACAATCGCCTGCTGCCAAATAGCCGGGTGAGCTACCAGCAACGGCTTAGTTAACAACCCCAAGCAGGCCAACAGCAGCAGCATTTGCCAGCGACTCAGGTGTCGGGTGAGCGCATAGGTGCGATCGGGCAGGGTCTTGGTCAGCCACTGGTGGAGGGGAGGGGAGGGGGTGTGGAGCATGGGGAGTGGAGGGGTGGATGGGTAGGCGGGTGGATGGGTGGGCGGGTAGGTGGGTGGAGGATTATGTATGTATCTAGGGGGTAGGCGAGTAGGTGGGTGAAGGATTATGTATGTGGGGGGTGGGCAGGTATTGAGTCAGCGGGATTGTTGGGAATCTCTAGGAGATTTACAAAGAGCTTTTCCTAGAAAAAGCTCAAAACTTTGCCTGCTCATCCACCCCCTACTCATCCACTCATCCACCCGCCTACCCGCCTACCCACCCACCTCTTCACTCCCCACTCCGCCGCATGGCCGCTTGCACTGCCCCGTAGAGCAGCAGCGACAGGGCCACGGTGGCAGGTACGATGAACATCCAGTTGTGGCGGGTGACTTGCCATAGCCAGGGGTAGGGGGTGGTGGTGGCGAGTTGCACCTGGGGCGACTGGCGCAGGGTAGCCAGGCGGTAGTCGGCGCTGACGTAAGGGTCGGGGTCGGGCACTTGGGCGCTGACCAGCGCGGTGTCGCCCTCAATTTGGTAGAAGAGGGGGTCGTGGCGCAGCAGATCGGCCACCTGGGCCAGGCCGGTATCGTCGCGGCCGCTGAGGGCTAGCACCACCCGCTGGGGATTCCAGGGTGAAATGACGGATTTCATTAGCCCTTCGCCGTCGGGAAGGGGTTGTACCTGGGTGTCGCCCCACTGGCGGGTACCGCTGCCGCGCAGGGCAAAGCCTTCCTCGGTTAGCAGTTCGGGCAGGGGAAAGCGGGGTTGGGCACCGATCGCCACCAGATGCCGGTCGTTGCGCGCCTCTTCGGGCAGGTCGGCCTGGCGATAGACGGCGAGCTGCACCGAGTCGGCCTGGCTAAGGCGACCTAGGCGCTCGGCTAGCTCTAGTAGCACGGTGACATCGTTATTGTTGGGAGCGTCGGGCAGGACGATCGCCGTGGTGGAAAGATCTTGCGGGGCGGTGAAGGGGTAGCCAGTTTTGAATAGATCTAGATCGGGCAGGCTGGTGATGGCGCTGCGCTTGAGGCTAAAGCTGGTATCGCTGTGAATGGTGCCCCAGAGCTGCTGGTCGGTGACTCGGCTGCACGATCGCCGCTCACGAGGATCTAAGCGAAAGTTGACCTGGAGCTTGGAGGTAGGGGTGATGCGATCGCCCGGCAGATCCACCTCTAGCGTGCGACGGTTAGCGCCTTTTACCTCTGTCAGCCGTTCTCCAGTAATTGACACCCCGTCTAGTTCCACATCCACCATCGAAGTGAGGGGGTTGATCTGGGGGCCATAGCTGTAGGAGAGGCGCATTTTGCTGCCTCGCAGCAGGCGATCGTCGGGCAGCGCCTTAAAGCCGATTTCCATCGCTGGGGCATGGGAGCCGCGCACGGTCATCTCGTCCAAGGGCTGACGGGTGGGGGAGGTCAAATCCGTCAGCAAAAAGTCATTCTCTTCGGGCAGGTAGCCGGGCCACCGGCGATCGGGGGGAGTGGGCACATCCCCAGCCTGGTTAACTACGACCCCATGGCCGGTAGCAATCTGCTGATTTTGGGGCTGCACCAGATATTGCACCGCCTTGGCCACACCTGCCTCGCCGTTGCCGGTAATCACCAGCACCGGAGAAAAATTGTTCGCTGCTGTCGACCACATCAGCAGGCCAGATTCGTCGGGTAAGGGCTTGCCTGCGTTATCGACAAATTTGCCGTTTTTGAGGGCAAAGGGCAGGGTTAAATCGGCCAAGCTGGGCTGCTGGGCTGGAGTTCCCAAAACCACAAGCCGTTCTTCGGCGGCTAAATCCTTCAGGTTCTTGACCAGGCGGGTGTCGAGGGGGCGATAGTGGGCGGTGCGGCCGAGGTAGGTTTGCAGTCGCGCTGTGGCCGTCAGCCAGGAGCTGTTGGTAGCGGTCGGTTGCAGGTAGGCGATTTGGTTGGTTTGCAGGCTCAGCGTGTCAAACAGCGGGTAAGGGAACTGGCTAAAGTCTGGCGTCACCGCCTGGGGCGCATAGTTAAACACCAGTTTGGAGTCGGGCAGCACCTCAGTCCACAGCGAGGGATCGAAGGGGTCTTGGGTGCAGGTAGGGGAGTTGTTTTGTAGGGCGGCGAGAATTAGCTCGTTGTCGTCTTGCAGCAGGTCGGCGGGTACTTCCATCACCGCATCGCCAATTTTGCTCATGGGCTGGTTGAGGGGCAGGCTGCCAATGCTGGTGCCGTTGATCAGCACCGTCAGGTTAGAGCGAGTGGCATAGAGGGCGGCAGAATGGCGGTAGCGCAGCAGCACCTTGATCGACTCGGCCTGCCAGTTGCGGGGGCGGGTGAAGTGCAGTCGCTGCTCGTCGTAAATGCCGTTAAAGCGGAGGCGGTTGCCCACCACCGGGCTGCGGTTAAATTCCAACACGTACTGGCCAGGTTTAGCGGGGGCAATTACCGGGGCCGCAGGCAAGCTGGTTGGTAGGGCGATTTCGGCTAGGGCGGGAGTCTCTGCGGTGGGAGCAGTCTCCTGGGCCAGCAGTGGTTGCCCAGTGATTAGCAGCAGGGTAGTGAGGTAGAGGGCTAGGCGGCGGCGGGCCAAAGGGGAGAGGATGCGGAGAGAGGGAAGGAAGGGCATGGGAGGGGGTAGGTGGGTAGGTAGGTGATCTGGGTGGGTAAGCGACGGGAAAGTTAGGCAGCGGTGATAGTTGACGTTTGTTGCGGTTGATTAGGGACTGCAGGTGCCGCCAGTGGTTTTGAGGCGATCGGGAGAAATTTCCAAGGGCAGCAGGCCAAACCAGGCGAGGTTTTGGGTGTAGTAGGCGGTATCGCTATCCCAAAAGCCGTCTTTGTAAGTTGGCTGCAGCTTTTGACTCAGAATTTCGGCGGCGATCGCGGGGTCTACCCGGGTCAGGGCTAGGTAAACCAGGGCATAGTGGGCGGTCGATTCGTAGCTGGTTTCAGCACTGCCATCGAGGGTGAGGCGGGCGGGCAGGCGGCCATTTTGCTGCCAACGGCGAATCAGTTCGGGAGTACGGGCCTCTAGGTAGGCCTGGGCGCGGGGTTCGTTAAACCAGGCGGCATCTTGAGCAATGCGCCACCAAACCCGGAATGCATCGAAGCTGTAGCGGCTTTGCAGCGGGTAGTCGAGGGGTAGCTGGCGGTAGGTGCCGCTGGTTGGGTTGTAGGCGATCCAGTCGGGGGGCAGGCCAGTGGCAGAAAACTCCGACAGGTCATCGAGCATGGTGTAGCCGCTGTCGATTAGGCTGGCCCAGTCGTGATCGCGATCGACTTCAGCAAACAGACGAAAGCTGGCGGGGGCAAAATACGACGGGTTGAGAATGACCTGGTCGGGCTCCAGGCTAAAAGCGTCAGCAGGGCCGGGAATGAGTTGGCGGGTGCCGTCAGGTAGCTCCACCGTGCCGTGCTCCCAGATGTCAGTTAGCAAGGCGCGGGCGTCGTCAAGGTATTGGGGGCACGACCAGCGGCGAGCGGCTAAGATCAGCGCTGTGGCGGCGTCGATGTCGGCGTCGGTGGCAAAGTTGGCATCCAATGTGCCCCAGGAGCTGTCTGGGCGCTGGCCCCATTTCCAGGCCCAGAGCAAGTCGGTTGGCTCGCCCGCTTCATCCAGGCGAGCGAGGTTGCTTTTGGCCCAGGTGTAGGTGCGATCGAACGTGACAGGGTCGTTGATGGTAACGGCCCGCAGCATGGCGTAGGCTTGGCCTTCTGAAACGGTGCGATCGCTGTCTTCCCGGTCAATGACACGGCCATCGTCCTGAATAAACCGGCTGCGGTAGGCTTGCCAGCTTTCAATCAGCAGGTCGTTTTGGGGGCTGGGGACGGGCAGATTTAGGGCTACTTCCCCAGTGTTGAGGCAAGCGCAGGCGGCGGTTTGAATGGTGCAGCTGGGCGCGGCGGCTATTAGCACCAGAGCCAGGGGCAGGATCGTCAGCAGCATACGGGTTTGCGTACGCCGCAGGTTAAAAAGTCGCATCATGGTAGTCGCCAGGAAGGGTGGGTGGATGAGTGAGTGGGTTTTAGTAGCGCTCCCAGCTGGGTTGAAAGCCGCGGCGGCGGAGCAGGTCAAATTCCACGTCCTGGGTGCGTTGCTCTAGGTTGATGGGGGCCGCGTCGGGGGGAAGCTGTCGCAGTTGCTCTAAGGCCGCGAGGTTTTGGTCGTCGGCGATGTTGAGTTCTGCGATCGCATACCGAGCCTCCCAGTAGTCAGGGTCCAGCTCTAGCACTCGATTGTAGAGGGCGCGAGCGGTGGGCAAATTGCCTTGCTGAAACTGCACTCCGGCTAGAGCCGCCAAGGCACCGAGATTCTCAGGCTCACGCTCTAGCACCTGCTGGTAGGCGGTGGCGGCGAGGGGGAGATTTCCCTGGCTTTGAGCTAGCTCGCCCTGGAAAAAGTACACCGTGAGGTCGCCGGAGTTGGCGGCAATCAGCGAGTCCAGCTCGACCTGGGCCTGGGTGGGATTGGTTTGGGCCAACAGCTCGATGGTTCGCCACCGTAGCCAGAGATCGTCGGGCTGCTGGGTGAGTAAGGTTTGGTAGAGGTCGGCGCGGCTGCGATCGGCCGGGAGAGCACCGGCCAACTCAAACAGCTCTGGGGGTGGGTTATTTAGATTTTGGGAGGCTAGCCAGCTGTCTAACGTTTCAGCGGCGACGGTGGAGGTGATTTGCCCAGTGCGGTAGGCCAATAGGGCGTAGCCGAGGGGATAGTTGGGGTTGGTCGGATTGGCTGCGATCGCCTCTAAATACACCGGCAGCGCTGCCTCGGGCTGGCCTTGCAGAGTGCGCACAAAGGCTAGCCCCCTCAGAGCATCGGCGGTGGTCTGCGAGTTGGGTTGAGCAGCAATTACAGCCTCATAGCGACGGGCGCTAGCCTCCAGATCGCCTAGCTGCCGCTCTAGGTCGGCGACCAGCAGTTCTGTACCCCAGTCGCCCTGCCCTGCATTGGTGGCGCTGTAGGTGGTGAGGGCATCGCGGGCGGCTTGCAAGTTGCCCTGACCCAGGTAAGTCTGGGCGATGCGATAGGTTAGCAGCGGCGCATCCACTGCTGTTGCTACGACTTCGTAAACAGGCAGCAGGGCCGGGTCAGGGTTATCCAAACGCACCAGGGCGGTGGTGATGGCTCGTTGCTCCGGCGCTGAGCTGGGCATGGGAGAGAGCAGCGGCAAAATTTGCTCGGCTACAGCGGCGGCACTTTCGTTCCCCAGGCTGTAGGCCAGCAGGCGCGCTTTTACCATCAGGCTGGCGGTGTCAGGGTTTTCCACAGCCAGTTGCTCAAACATGGCCAGGGCTAGGGGCTCGGTGTCGGGCCATTCGCTCAGCACATCGGCCACCTCAACCCGCAGACCATAGCTAGGAGCTACAGTCGCATCCAACGCCTGCTGGTACAGCACGGTGGATTGTTCAAACAGGGTAGGGTCGAGCTGGCGGCGACCGATCGCACTGTAGGCGCGCGCCAGTGCCAGGCGAGCGTCGGCCTTGCCCACCATAGGGTTCAACAGCTCCAGCGCCTTGGCGGTCTGGCCGCTGGCATCGTAGGCGTTGGCCAAACCTGTGCGAATGCCGAGGGAAAGGTTGTCGGTGCGGTCAGAATTCCTGAGTTCAGGTTCGAGCAGGGCGATCGCCCCCGCCGCGTTGCCCGTCTCTTGCAGGGTCAGCGCGTAGGCCGTCAACGCCTCTACGGGCAATGCCCCTATTTGTCGGTAGCGTTCGAAAAGTGCCAAAGCACCGCTATAGTCGCCGCTAAAAGCGTGGATCTGCGCTGCCCCCAACAGTGTTTGGGGAGATGGCTTTCGGTCCAGAAGCAGATCATAATCGGCTAGAGATTCCGAAAAGCGCCCCTGGTAGCCGTAGAGTAACGCTCGCTGACTGAGAGCCTCAAGATTGCCAGGATCCTGAGCTAGTAGTCTGGTTAGGGCATTAATTCCCCCAATTTGCCACTCGGGTCGATAGCCGCCCAGCTTGCCTAGCGATTCTAGGGCTGTGGAATTGTCAGGACTGACTTGCAGCACCGCCTGATGGGCGGCCCAAGCCTCGGCATCACGGCCTGCTCGCTGATAGGCGATCGCCAGCCCCAGCCGTGCCTCTGCAGAGTTTGGCTGCTGGCGTAGGGCCGTTTGAAAGGCGGCGATCGCATCATTCACCCAGCCGCGATCGAGCAGAGTGTAGCCTTCGTTCACCTGAGGCGATCGCTGGGCTAGGGCAGCGGGGCTGACGACAATCTCTAGACCAAGGACGAGGGCTCCTATTAGTAGAGAATTTTGCGCTAGGAAACGTCCTCTAGGGATCCCCCCAGTTTCTCTAGGTAGGGGATTCTCCTTTAAGCCCCCATGGGGAAAGGGGGAAGTTTTGGCGTTGTCCAGTTGCTCATAGGGGATGATTTTCATTCTGCTGCCCTCCGCAGGGGATTCCACATCAGGTCGTAGCGCATCCGAAAGCCGAGGTAGGTTTCGCTAAAGGCGTTGCGCTGCTGCACACTCACCCCGGCTCGCAGGTTGTCAATAACTTGGGCGTCGTAGAACAGCTCCCATACGTCGGGAGTGGGGCCACCGTTGGCCTGGCGTAGATCGCTGTTAGAGAGCTGGCGACCATAGCCTAGCCCCAGGCGATCGCCCGGCATAAACACATCCAGCCCGTTGACGCCGAGGCTGTAGGTCTGACCACTGGCCCCCAGGGTTTGGTTGGTGTACCAGCCGTAGCGGCCAAAAAATCCCAGCTTGAGACCGGGGATAAAAGCCTCGGCGTTGAGGCCAAAGCCAGTCTCGCGATCGCCTGGCCGTGCACCAAACTCACCGTTGCCTCGGTCAAATAAGCCGATTTCTCCAAAGCCATCGTTTTGGCCGGCATCGGTCGAGGTCACGTAGGTGCCCCGCACAATGGCGTTGCCCATCCGTACCCCCACCTCCCCAGCAAACGAGTCGAGGGCAAAGCTGCCCAAGTCGCGGCTCGACGAAAAAGTAGTGGCGGTCAGCGACACCGCGTCCACCGGGGTCCAGTTCACCAGGGCACCGGGGCGCGAGGCTACGTTCACCGTGCTCAGGGCCGGGTTGGTTTGAAACACCGGGTTAAAGAAATGGGTTAGTGAGTCTTTGGCAAAGCTGTTGCGATCGAGGTACGAGGTCAAATCCATCAGCCCCACCGTGAACCGCAGTTCGGGCAGGTTAGCGGGCGAGGCCGTTAGATACAGCTCACTCAAGCTGAGACCGGTTTGATCGGTGTTAGAAAAGGCCTGCCCAGTGCTGAGGTCTACCGTAGCCCCGGCAAATACCGAAGGGCTGAGCACATAAATTCCTCCCACCCGCAGGCGGGCCGAGCCTTCGCTCCCCTGCTGTAAATAGGCTGCCTGGGCAAATACTTCAGAGCGCTCCGCTGGTTCGACCGTTTGGGCGACACTCTGCTCCGGCTGAGTTGGGGTATCGGCTACAAGAGGTGTAGCTGGGAAGGCTGGTGCTGGTTCGGTTTGAGCAGCGATCGGCAGCTGACTCGAAACGGGGCTTTCTTCAGGAGGCGTCGCAGCCTCAGGGGTTTCTGCTTCTGGCGCGTCAGCTTCACTAACTTGGGTGTGGGGCATTCCCTGGGCTAGCACCACCGCAGAGCTGCTCTTGTCCGTCGCTGGTTTGGGCAGAGGCAAAAAACCGTCGCTAGTTGGCAACCAACGCTCGCCGTTAAAAGCAGGGTCTACCGCAGACACACTGTCTCCACTATTTGTAGGCAATGTACCGGCAGGTGCACTGTTTACAAATGCGCTGTCGTTAGACAAATTGTCTGTAAGAAAATTGTCTGCTGCTAAATCACTCTCAGGCAACTCGCTCCCAAAAGCCGTGGGAGGCAATCCCAAGAGTGCAGTTGCCAGCACAATACCAGTTGCCGCGCTAGGGTTCAGCACATATCGCAGCGCTAACCAAGCACCTATATAACGCTCCATAAGATACTCAAAATAATTGGGTGAAAATAAGCGCGAAAGATATATCTGGCTTGCTAAGTAGCCAAATTAAAGAAATAAATTGAATTCGTTAATCAATTGTCAATATCAGGCACGACAATGCCAGCTGATATCCTCACGCTTTAGTTCTTGCAAACCAACGTGATTTAGATTTCAGAAAATATTGACTCTCCAAGACCAGCAATTAGGTCTTATGCTTCAACCATCAAATTTGTTGGCTGAATCAGTATTAGAGATAACGGTTTGAAAACGATAAGAAAGTGATGTACTCATAGCTGGGAGCAAAAGCTGAGAATCAAGCTCAGGCATCTAATGATGAGAATAACGATGTCGGGACGATTTCAGCTCAGGTGCGATCGAACTCAGGTATTAGCGCTAACTCCTCCTACAGATAGTTTTTTCGTCATCAGGATGAAATACCGAAAAAGTTCTGAGCCTCTGGTCTTCTGTGTGGAGTTGCAAAAGGCCTTCTCTAGGTGTTGATGGTAGAGGTGCACTGTGGTTGCATGGGCTTTAGATAGATTGTTCCTCACCGTCGGTCAATGATTATTTCACGGCTAAGAAGAATTGGGTTGCTGGTAGTTATCCTGGTAGCCTGCGCGGGGTGTCAAACGGCTCTGCTGCCCGCCTCGCCCCCCGTGCCGGAAGCTACGACGCTCACCCTTGAGGCTACGGCTCAGGGCAATGGAAAGTTTGCCCTCGTCGGCACCACGAACCTACCCAACGATACTCAACTGACGGCGATCGCCCTGCGCCACTTGCTACCTCAACGCACTACCTCTGGCGATCGCCCCCTCTATTCGGTGCTCGACTACCAGCCCGTCACCGTTGCGAATGGTCGGTGGTCGGCCAAGCTGAATCTCTGGCAGGTGGCCGTCGATGGCCGCTACCAAGAACCTTGGCAGGCCCAGGCTGATGCCCTTGATTTAGCCGCTCAACCCAGCAAAACTGTACAATTTGCCATTGTGTTGGGCCCCCACCATTTGGGTGCAGCTCTCAACGGCAAGCTAGCTCAAAACGGGCAGCAACGACTAGCAAATGTGCTGCGAGTAACCTCCGGTGGAGAACCGTTTTTGTGGGCCGATCAGGTGCTGGCGGTGGCTCTGCCCAGCGGGCAAACTACTCCCCCCGCAGACCTGCTAGCCCGCACCAATGAAGGCTGGGGCGATCGCTACCTGCTGGTGCCAGAACCACCGCTGCCCTACACCCTCACCCCCGAAGACGAACGCCAAACTACCGCTCCCCTAAGCCCAGACGAACTGCTGCGCTAGGGTTGGCTTAAGTGTTAAGACATGGCTTGCGGCACGAAAGCGCACTCTGAATCACGTATAGTGCCGTCAGGCATGACAGTTTGGCAGAACTTAGCGCCAGTTAGGTTGGCCTTGGTCAGGTTGGCCCCGGTCAAATTGGTGTAGCGCAGGTTGGCCCAGTAGAGGTTGGCATGGCTAAGGTCGGCTTTGGTGAAGTTAGCCCCTTCTAAATTGGCATGGCTAAGGTCAGCGTGGTCGAGACAACAGTCGCGCAGGTCAGCATTGATCAGCGTGGCACGGTGGCAGTGAACCTTGCGTAGGTCGGCTTCGCGCAGTACGGCATTGGCCAACGAGGCACCGCGCAAATCGGCTTGGGCTAGGGTAATTTGATAGCCATCAATGTGGGTCAGGTCAGCCTGGTATAGGTTGGCCCGCGTGAGGTTAGTGCGGCGCAGGTCAGCATTGGCCAGGTGGGCTGCTGCCATGTTTAACCCCTGCAAATTTAGCCCGTGCAGGTCGCGGGCACCCGACTGGTAGTAGCGATTGACGAGTTCTCTCAGGGTAGCTGGGGTCATTGCTGTAATGCCCTCTAAATAACGTTAAGAAAAGTGCAAAAAATAATGGAGGCGGTCGTTAGACCTACCCCCATTGTCGCGCTGCGATCGCACTAGCGCATCAAGCATTACAAGAATGCTACATTCTCAGGTAAGCCTAAACGGCCCCTACACCTTTACCGCGCTCATCGGACTCGGTGGTTACCTTACCTTGTTCTTCGTTTTGATTAATTTCGCGCAGTTCAGCCACACGCTCGGCTTTTTCGGCCTCTGCTTCTTCGCGTAGGTCACCGGGCTCATTGATATACATTTCAGGCTCGATGGGGTAGTTATTGGCGAGACCTTCTTTGTCTACAGTTTGCCCACCGCTGGGGTCAATAGAACTGTGAGTCTCATCGCGGGTTTGCTTAAAATTACCGCCCTCACGCTCTTTACGGGCAGCGGTTTCTGCTGGAATAATATGCGGATCGTAATTGTCGCTTTCGGCTCTAGGGGTAGACATTAAAACCTCCGGTAAGAATATAATTAAGCGATTTAAGTAGGGTAAATTTCTCAGTTACCTACCATCGCTGATGCAACTTTAGAGCGATACCTCCTCCACTTGTATCTACCAGGAGGCTGAGGCTGCCACTATGACCTTGGAAGGAGGGGTCTAACCTGATTTTTTGATGGCGAAGGTAAATAATTCTGCTGTCGCTGTGCAAAAAATTAGAGGCTTGGATCTTTCAAAAATAAGGACGTCTGATGGTACTAGAAATTGCTATTTTAACGATTAAAGCGGGTGCTCAAGTCGAGTTTGAGAATGCTTTTCAAAAGGCTTCTACTATCCTTGTCGAGATGCCGGGCTATATTTCCTGCGAATTGCAGCGCTGTATTGAAACTAAAAACCAGTATGTGCTGCTGGTGCGTTGGCAGACTTTAGAAGACCACACCCTCGGGTTTCGGCGATCGCCAGAATATCAAACCTGGCGTGCTCTGCTGCATCATTTCTACGAGCCTTTTCCTACGGTTGAACACTATGAAACCGTATTGAGCCATGGAAATCTTCCCCAAACTTGAAACTCCACGGCTGTGGCTACGCCAGGCAACTGAAGCCGACACAGATGCTATCTTTTCGCTCTTTTCAGACTCCAGGGTGACCCAGTTTCATGACCTCGATACCTTCACTCAGCTTGATGAAGCTAAGGCGGTCATTGAACGGCGCAGAGTAGGATTTGAAACCGATCGCGGTATTCGTTGGGCGATCGCTCTTAAGCCTAGCAATTCTCTCATTGGTTCCTGCGGATTTACCTGGGATAGAGCCTCAAATCGGGCGGAGGTGGGCTACGAACTGGCTAGTCAATATTGGCGACAAGGCATCATGACTGAAGCGTTAAGCGCCATTCTCACCTACGGCTTTGAGGTAGAGAGTTTGGATAACATTGTTGCGGAGGTGATGCTAGAAAATATTGCCTCTCAACAGTTGTTAAAAAAGCTGGGATTTCAAAGCCAGGGCGTGCTCAAAAACCACGGCTTTTGGAAAGGAAGACATCACGATTTAGAACAGTTTTTGTTGCCCAGACCGCAGACCTAGGCGGTAGCCTTTTTCAGCTAAAGCCATCCTAAAAGCGCTCCACATTGGGCAGGGTCACGGCCGCTATGCTGTGAGCCGCTTCACCGCAAGTGCGGGGGGAGGGTAATAGCTTGGTGGGGTTGGCCAACATCTCGGGGTCGAGAGCCTGGCGTACCCAGCCCATTGTCTCCAAGTCCGCTGGCGAAAACATATCGGGCATGTAGCAGCGCTTGTCGGCCCCAATGCCGTGTTCGCCCGAGATGCTGCCACCCACGCGCACGCACAGCTTGAGAATGTCGCCGCCCAGATCTTCCACCTGCTCTAGCTGGCCAGGGATAGCGTTGTTGTAGAGAATCAGCGGGTGTAGGTTAC from Leptolyngbya subtilissima AS-A7 encodes the following:
- the bcsA gene encoding UDP-forming cellulose synthase catalytic subunit, giving the protein MLHTPSPPLHQWLTKTLPDRTYALTRHLSRWQMLLLLACLGLLTKPLLVAHPAIWQQAIVAVLLIALGYSILHLEDGHAHNNGDRERLHLFMVILSSLTTLRYLYYRTCNTLNFDTPLDAVFSLLLYAAELYALGTLFLSYFQTLRLRDRTAVDLTPVPETEWPTVDIYIPTYNEEVEIVRKTVVAALAIDYPSEKKQVYVLDDGRKYPERRQELQAICDELGAKLLARDNNDHAKAGNINTALERTTGDLVLILDCDHIPVRGFLQETVGFFLDKTVALVQTPHWFYNPDPFERNLLTQGQVPVGNELFYKVLQKGNDAWNAAFFCGSAAVVRRNHLLEVGGIATETVTEDCHTALRLHSLGYRTIYYDKIMVAGLAPEKFSAYVGQQVRWARGMAQILRLENPLFNRRLQLSLAQRVCYFSATSHFFFGFPRLMYALAPTLFLLFSINSVKGLGIETLFYALPHIVLSMQTNHIPYKRVRFSFWNEIYEFAMSFQAGIVTLLALVNPKLGSFNVTAKGLVVNQRTFDANSVRYLLILGLLTAASLVAVPFWLLLSPEDTQAVLINALWCGFNLVLVLAACLVALEQPQMRRAHRLPRQLTAIIHSDGQSWTGKTINVSESGVQVQLEEWPNVADQVWVELVGDYDGRALLEAQIVRATATSRLETELAMDFINISPSQADDLTLVLFSDVKEWYSQTRQQVDKPLRSLQFIATTLWRVFTDLQPATGQKMRKQVQAPVELAWEGWHGDSYLARVVEIGSRDLRLEVQNVSELDRATLLETFPTVGLLFLPNSELPIAQSIVAQVAQAIELPNLNGMEARLVLELTFPTALANQQRRKIQTLLRSLT
- a CDS encoding cellulose biosynthesis cyclic di-GMP-binding regulatory protein BcsB; translated protein: MPFLPSLRILSPLARRRLALYLTTLLLITGQPLLAQETAPTAETPALAEIALPTSLPAAPVIAPAKPGQYVLEFNRSPVVGNRLRFNGIYDEQRLHFTRPRNWQAESIKVLLRYRHSAALYATRSNLTVLINGTSIGSLPLNQPMSKIGDAVMEVPADLLQDDNELILAALQNNSPTCTQDPFDPSLWTEVLPDSKLVFNYAPQAVTPDFSQFPYPLFDTLSLQTNQIAYLQPTATNSSWLTATARLQTYLGRTAHYRPLDTRLVKNLKDLAAEERLVVLGTPAQQPSLADLTLPFALKNGKFVDNAGKPLPDESGLLMWSTAANNFSPVLVITGNGEAGVAKAVQYLVQPQNQQIATGHGVVVNQAGDVPTPPDRRWPGYLPEENDFLLTDLTSPTRQPLDEMTVRGSHAPAMEIGFKALPDDRLLRGSKMRLSYSYGPQINPLTSMVDVELDGVSITGERLTEVKGANRRTLEVDLPGDRITPTSKLQVNFRLDPRERRSCSRVTDQQLWGTIHSDTSFSLKRSAITSLPDLDLFKTGYPFTAPQDLSTTAIVLPDAPNNNDVTVLLELAERLGRLSQADSVQLAVYRQADLPEEARNDRHLVAIGAQPRFPLPELLTEEGFALRGSGTRQWGDTQVQPLPDGEGLMKSVISPWNPQRVVLALSGRDDTGLAQVADLLRHDPLFYQIEGDTALVSAQVPDPDPYVSADYRLATLRQSPQVQLATTTPYPWLWQVTRHNWMFIVPATVALSLLLYGAVQAAMRRSGE
- a CDS encoding glycosyl hydrolase family 8; the protein is MMRLFNLRRTQTRMLLTILPLALVLIAAAPSCTIQTAACACLNTGEVALNLPVPSPQNDLLIESWQAYRSRFIQDDGRVIDREDSDRTVSEGQAYAMLRAVTINDPVTFDRTYTWAKSNLARLDEAGEPTDLLWAWKWGQRPDSSWGTLDANFATDADIDAATALILAARRWSCPQYLDDARALLTDIWEHGTVELPDGTRQLIPGPADAFSLEPDQVILNPSYFAPASFRLFAEVDRDHDWASLIDSGYTMLDDLSEFSATGLPPDWIAYNPTSGTYRQLPLDYPLQSRYSFDAFRVWWRIAQDAAWFNEPRAQAYLEARTPELIRRWQQNGRLPARLTLDGSAETSYESTAHYALVYLALTRVDPAIAAEILSQKLQPTYKDGFWDSDTAYYTQNLAWFGLLPLEISPDRLKTTGGTCSP